A single region of the Raphanus sativus cultivar WK10039 chromosome 1, ASM80110v3, whole genome shotgun sequence genome encodes:
- the LOC108862770 gene encoding PLASTID TRANSCRIPTIONALLY ACTIVE protein 6, chloroplastic, translating to MASPAASPSLSLLSLTSKPPPSPSSATHRLLSSFRTNARFAPLTLKPRRGGRSIIARVDDGDADGGGQDEYDMDDEEVEEVDNKKDYDVEYDPLAAAMMAAASGGVGGDGDIAFVQSKSFISTQGWDSEMVVDYRINEEEFHKISLLDCDFFIRKPPDPDNDVYDFREMYVTPPDTDIYSIPRVLAPMPQKYIRCAMSDYGCYDVTEPPIDAPRDPLYKSEREISKVFLTKHYRNRRLNDPEFVLDLEEIYVIDSKTKSITRARVLVTVPGGRKRDRKDDLLVIRDNGNSFKIIHAGERDDPTTVIEREEWTKTREDMEKHLRKLRDFSVSNWF from the exons ATGGCGTCTCCCGCCGCTTCTCCCTCCTTATCTCTTCTCTCACTCACTTCAAAACCTCCTCCGTCTCCCTCCTCCGCCACGCACCGTCTTCTTTCTTCGTTCAGAACCAACGCCCGTTTCGCGCCTCTAACACTCAAACCCCGCCGCGGCGGCCGTTCGATCATCGCCAGAGTAGACGACGGCGACGCCGACGGGGGAGGACAGGACGAGTACGACATGGACGACGAGGAAGTGGAGGAAGTGGACAACAAGAAGGACTACGACGTCGAGTACGACCCCTTGGCCGCCGCGATGATGGCAGCCGCGAGCGGCGGAGTTGGCGGAGACGGGGACATCGCGTTCGTGCAGAGCAAGAGCTTCATATCGACGCAGGGGTGGGACTCGGAGATGGTGGTGGATTACAGGATAAACGAGGAGGAGTTCCATAAGATCAGCTTGCTGGACTGCGATTTCTTCATCAGGAAGCCGCCTGATCCTGATAACGATGTTTATGACTTCAGAGAG ATGTATGTTACTCCTCCGGATACGGATATTTACTCAATTCCGAGAGTTCTTGCTCCAATGCCTCAAAAG TATATTCGATGTGCGATGAGTGACTATGGATGCTACGATGTCACTGAACCTCCTATTGATGCTCCCCGAGATCCACTTTACAAATCAGAGAGGGAAATAtccaag GTTTTCTTGACAAAGCATTATCGGAACAGAAGGTTAAACGACCCAGAGTTTGTGCTAGATCTTGAAGAGATCTATGTTATTGATTCCAAGACAAAGTCAATCACCAGGGCCAGAGTTCTG GTAACAGTTCCTGGAGGAAGAAAAAGGGATAGGAAGGATGACTTGCTTGTGATACGCGATAATGGAAACTCCTTTAAAATTATACACGCG GGAGAAAGAGATGACCCAACAACGGTAATAGAAAGGGAAGAGTGGACTAAAACTCGAGAAGACATGGAGAAACATCTCAGAAAGCTACGAGACTTCAGTGTCTCAAATTGGTTCTAG
- the LOC108860554 gene encoding protein kinase STUNTED encodes MTENDVVTAGGGCTVVVGVKFDTSSSSELLDWALVKVAEPGDTVIAFHILTNEITDQAGNNSSLLSLVKTLDSVRELYEGLCKLKQVELKLKLCRGSSSTRKVLVKEAKLCNASKVVVGVSKRCHTIHSSVSVAKYLARKLSKDCWVMAVDNGKVMFQKDGSPSTIHHSKGKGNARRNTLSSFFQMPTTLQKNTKVVNNPEEEETEEDRSNEDSLRPPQALLSSCLGNRSVCGNVSGSSSYYGDGDQDDNADDDLDKSMASEPPAKAPEDLTRFVNLLVKELPEFRPGWPLLCRVPSSSDVLCNNVPRSCSYRKIPVAQWVLKLPSRANSAVGSSDAKRIGFDFSESEVDNNKLSSLNADSRAVVPDGNDSMILKCSPRRCPEELEGLHERFSTSSCQSFKYNELVSVTSNFCPDNFIGKGGSSKVYRGSLTNGREVAVKKILKQNKGVLKDFVAEIDIITTLDHKNVISLLGYCFENNNLLLVYNYLSRGSLEENLHGNKKDSVAFGWNERYKVAVGIAEALDYLHSSAPESVIHRDVKSSNILLSDDFEPQLSDFGLAKWASVSTTQTICSDVSGTFGYLAPEYFMDGKMNNKIDVYAYGVVLLELLSGRKPINSESPKARESLVMWAKPILDDRDYPQLLDPSLLDDNDGDQMERMALAATLCIRHNPQSRPEMGTVLDLLKGDMEMLKWAKEETSNGLEDSKLLKDEKLHRSNLLQSHLNLAFLDMEDDAHSMVSMEQGISVEDYLKGRESRSSSFN; translated from the exons ATGACGGAAAACGACGTCGTCACAGCAGGAGGAGGTTGTACTGTTGTGGTTGGCGTGAAGTTCGATACGTCGTCGAGCAGTGAGCTGCTTGATTGGGCTTTGGTTAAGGTAGCTGAACCGGGCGATACCGTCATCGCTTTCCACATTCTCACCAATG AGATCACCGATCAAGCAGGCAACAACTCTTCGCTTCTCTCCCTTGTTAAAACTCTCGACTCTGTTCGTGAACTCTACGAAGGTCTCTGCAAATTGAAACAG gttGAGTTGAAGCTGAAACTATGCCGAGGCTCTTCTTCTACTCGAAAGGTTCTTGTTAAAGAAGCGAAACTGTGTAATGCATCCAAAGTTGTGGTTGGAGTTTCCAAAAGATGTCACACGATTCATTCTTCTGTCTCTGTGGCTAAGTACTTAGCCAGGAAACTGTCAAAAGACTGTTGGGTCATGGCTGTTGACAACGGTAAAGTCATGTTTCAGAAAGATGGTTCTCCATCAACCATTCATCATTCCAAAG GGAAAGGTAATGCTCGTAGGAACACATTGTCTAGCTTCTTTCAGATGCCTACCACACTGCAAAAGAATACAAAAGTAGTTAACAATcctgaggaagaagaaacagaggaggatCGTTCCAATGAAGACAGTCTACGGCCACCACAGGCTTTGTTGTCTTCCTGCCTTGGGAATCGCTCTGTTTGTGGGAATGTATCTGGATCATCTAGTTATTATGGTGATGGTGATCAAGATGATAACGCTGATGATGATCTCGACAAGTCAATGGCCTCTGAGCCCCCCGCAAAAGCTCCAGAGGATTTGACCAGATTCGTCAATCTGCTGGTAAAGGAATTGCCTGAGTTTAGACCAGGCTGGCCTTTGCTTTGTCGTGTACCTTCTTCTTCAGATGTGTTGTGTAATAATGTTCCGAGAAGTTGTTCCTACAGAAAAATACCAGTTGCTCAGTGGGTGCTGAAGCTTCCTTCTAGGGCCAACTCTGCTGTTGGGAGTTCAGACGCTAAGCGgattggttttgatttttctgAATCTGAAGTTGATAATAATAAGTTGTCTAGCTTGAACGCTGATAGCCGAGCAGTTGTTCCTGATGGTAATGACTCTATGATCTTAAAATGTTCTCCAAGAAGATGTCCAGAGGAATTAGAGGGACTTCATGAGAGGTTCTCCACATCTTCTTGCCAGTCCTTTAAGTACAATGAACTTGTGTCAGTGACATCAAATTTTTGTCCTG ATAATTTCATCGGAAAAGGAGGAAGCAGCAAGGTGTATAGAGGTTCTCTGACCAATGGAAGAGAGGTTGCAGTGAAAAAAATTCTCAAGCAAAACAAAGGCGTCTTGAAAGATTTTGTGGCAGAGATTGACATCATTACAACCTTAGACCATAAGAACGTTATTTCCCTCTTAGGTTACTGCTTTgaaaacaataatttattacTCGTGTACAATTATCTCTCAAGAGGAAGCCTTGAAGAGAATCTTCACG GCAACAAGAAAGATTCAGTAGCGTTTGGTTGGAACGAGAGATATAAGGTGGCTGTGGGAATAGCTGAGGCGTTGGACTATCTGCATAGCAGTGCTCCAGAATCCGTCATTCACAGAGATGTTAAGTCATCAAACATATTGTTGTCTGATGATTTTGAGCCACAA CTTTCTGATTTTGGGCTTGCAAAGTGGGCGTCAGTATCTACAACGCAGACAATATGCTCCGATGTCTCAGGCACCTTTGG GTACTTAGCTCCAGAGTACTTTATGGATGGTAAGATGAACAACAAGATAGATGTCTATGCATATGGTGTTGTGCTCCTCGAGCTTCTTTCTGGAAGAAAGCCTATTAATAGCGAATCTCCAAAGGCTCGAGAGAGTCTTGTTATGTGG GCGAAACCAATTCTGGATGATAGAGATTATCCTCAGTTACTGGACCCGAGTTTGCTAGATGACAACGATGGTGACCAGATGGAGAGGATGGCTTTAGCTGCCACTCTTTGCATAAGACATAATCCTCAATCTAGGCCAGAGATGGGAACG GTCTTAGATCTTCTTAAAGGTGACATGGAGATGCTAAAGTGGGCAAAGGAAGAAACTAGCAACGGTTTAGAGGATTCAAAGCTGCTCAAAGACGAGAAACTGCATAGGTCAAATCTACTACAGTCACATCTAAACCTAGCGTTCCTTGACATGGAAGACGACGCTCACTCCATGGTAAGCATGGAGCAAGGCATCTCCGTGGAGGATTATCTTAAAGGCAGGGAAAGCCGCTCATCAAGCTTCAACTGA